In the genome of Brachypodium distachyon strain Bd21 chromosome 3, Brachypodium_distachyon_v3.0, whole genome shotgun sequence, the window AACCCATTTCAATGAATGCATCTCTAGCTAGTAATCACACAGTAGACGGCCAGCTGCGATCAGCAAGGACGAGGTGAAAGATAGGGCATGTGTGGCCAGTTGCAGCACCCAGTCACCCAGCAAGCACAGCTCAATCGCCTACTTAGTGCCTCGCTACAAGCAGCTCCCAAACCCATTTCGCTCGCTCTCGCATCCATGCCGGCAAGCAAGCAATAAGGCCGCCCAATGGAGCTCATCGCCATGCTTACCACGCTTCATCTCCTCATGGCGGGGCTCGCCGGTGGcctgcgccggccgcggcaACACCCACTGCACCGTGACCAACGTCTACGGCTCCTTCCCTGACCGCACGATCTGCCGCGCCGCCAACGCCACGTTCCCATCCACCGAAGCCGAGCTCGTCGCTGCCGTGGCCTCTGCCGCGGCATCCAAACGCAAAGTAAAAGTGGCCACCAAGTACTCCCACAGCTTCCCGAAACTCGCCTGCCCGGGTGGCCGCTCCGGCTCGATCATCAGCACGGAGCGGCTCAACGGGACGGTGAGCGTGGATGCAGCCAAGGGGCTCATGACGGTGGAGTCCGGCATGGTGCTCCGGGACCTGATCAATGCGGCCGCGGTGGCGGGGCTTGCGCTGCCGCACTCACCGTACTGGTATGGGGTCACCATTGGGGGGTTGTTGGCGACCGGGGCACATGGGAGTGGGCTTTGGGGGAAGGGAGTGCTGTGCATGACTATGTTGTTGGAATGAGGATCGTGACCCCGGCGTCAATGTTCAAGCGGTCAATGACATTCGAGAAGCACGATGACACAGATTTTGCGGCGCAGGCGGCCCTGTGgggtggcatgcatgagttCGGCAACATGGCGTGGCTTCGATGGCAGGGTAAAGTGATCTACCGTAAGGATGACCGCGTCGCGGTCACGACGCTGGGGAACGGCCTCAATGACTACCTCGGCTTCCGTGCTTACCCGACGCTTGCACTCATCACCGCCAGAGCCGTCGAGGAGCACCTAGAGAAAGACGGCGACGGCATCACTCGATGCTTGTTGGCACGGTTACCGGTGGCGTTGTTTGAGCTCCAAGCCTACGGTTTCACCAATGATGACAGGTCCTTCTTCACAGGGTACCCGTGGTTGGGTTCCAGAACAGGATCCAGGCATCCGGGACCTGCATCGAGAACGAAGAGGACAATCTCCTCTCCTCTTGCATGTGGGCCCCACGCATGCGGAGCCCCTTCTTCTACAACTCCGGCTTCAGCGTTGAGCTCTCCAAGGCACCGGTTTTTATCACCGATATGCAAAAGCTCCGTGACCTTAACCCACGTGCCTTCTGCGGGCTGGACGCCAAgctcggcgtgctccttcgCTACATCAAGGGATCATCAGCTTACCTCGGCAAGTCAGAGGACGCTGTTGATTTTGATGTCACCTACTACCAGAGCTACACCGAGGGCGAGACGCGTTTGCACTCTGACGTGATGTACGAGCTCGAGCAACTGGCGCTGGGGAAGCACGGCGCCATCCCACATTGGGGCAAGAACCGAAACTTCGCCTTCGCCGACGCCATCGCCAAGTACCCCAAGGCCGCCGAGTTCTTGAAGGTGAATGATAGGTGTGACCCAGATGGGATATATTCTCTAGCGAGTGGAGCGCCCAGGTGCTCGGCATCAACGGAAGCCCCAACGTCGTTGAGAAGGGTTGTGCTATCGAAGGCCTCTGTGTTTGCTCGGACGACTCACACTGCGCGCCAGAGAAGGGATACTTCTGCAGGTCGGGCCTGATGTACGTGGAGTCGAGGGTATGCTCGACCCGCCCGGCCACTGCCAGCGGCCACAGGGATGAATTGTAACACTAGACCTTTTGACGGATCAGAAGAAGCATCGGACGCAGAGCAATTTCGAATCACgaaacatgtactccctccgaccggtattacttgtctcaaaatttctcaaatacggatgtatccaTTTGGAAATGGTCTGTGGACCTACCCTCGATCTCCACCGCAGCCCACCTGCTTTCTGCAGCTAGCACTCCACTCCAATTCATCTCAATTTGCGAGCGAGCTGATTGGCGGGCAAACCTGTAACGTCGACTGTGCTACGTAGTTGTGGCTTTGTCTGAAGGTCTGCACCATTAACAGTAACAGGTTTTGTTGCGCTGCGTGATGTGACGGTGCCACTGCTTGCTGCACTGAAAATATTCACGGGAAATTGTTGGGCTTGCCTGCATCTGCATGTCAGCCCGTACACGCCTAATTTTCTTTGTCGGTGTACTATATACGTACAGCGTACCCCGTAGTACAGTACACTGAGATTCTGTTCTGCTCTTCACTCGAAGCCGCTAGGTacaattcttttatttttgagtaACCTAgagttgtttttttctttttgaaaaccTAGAGTTGGTATTTTAATGGCAATGTtacattcttctttttttttgagggagagGAGGCAATGTTACATTCTGCTGCAGTCCACTATAGTTCGACTGTTGGAGTAGCGAGACACCTTGTAGGACTCTTCCGCGATGGGCTTCACAAAGGCCCAGTCTTGCCTAGCCCCGCGTCCCCTCCTTATCACAAGCTATCGCGGCCCATCGGGGCCTTGAATGATCTTCATTAGTTACCGCCTTAAATTATTGCCTCGATTAGTACACATGCAAGATCGTGCCAAATATACTGGTAGTAGTGGCCAACAAATGACAACCCAATGCCAACACATTACGGCTAGCTACTCCCAACTGAATCTTTTGTTGTTTCtcagaagaaacaaaactgaaatttAATCTGTTCGTCACAACTTTGTATCCTACTCCTATCTCACACGGTGGTTTCCAATCTAAATTATATAAATCCTTGGATAGTTGGATCGATCATAAATGACCAGCcatcaacaaagaagaaaatccCCAAATCTTACATGATGAGTCTGCGATTACTGAAGATTTATTACCACAAATCAGCCCATCCAACAAAATGCTGCAACGTTACATTAATTTGATCACAAAAAACTAACTACCAATGGATTCTAGCTAGGCTAGGCTAGAACTAGCTGATCGATCGACATGCAGAAACTTCAGAACTGTCCCTTGCCTTCGAAGCTCTGTCCAACAGCCCAGTTCCCCGGCGCCACACCTTCAAGCTCAAGCATCCTCCCATCCCCAGCAACAACCCTAAACGACAGCCCTTGCCCAACAAGCCGATGAACGTCGCCACCATCCCAAACAGCGCCCCAATTCCTCTTCATCTCCCTCCAAACCCCATCTCTCCCCCCTTTCACGGCCAACCCTTTCActtctccggcaccggcgacgttgaagacgacgacgccgaccCAATACCGGCTGTCCCCGGTCATCTGGAACCGGACCCCGCCGCGCTTGTTGCCGCACTTCACGCGGCGGTACTTGACGGGGATGATGCCGACGTGGAAGTCGGTGACGAGGCGGAGGAAGGCCGGTTTCGAGAGGTCGAAGTGGTGCAATGGCGGGTTGCACCAGTTCTCGTtgggcttggagtagttggcCGGGCAGAGGTTCGTGGCCGTGATTGTTATTGGGCCGCCCTTGGGCCTGCAGTATGTGCTTGACGCGCAGTGGAGCTCGTAGCAGCCGCCGCAGGATGCGCCGGCGTTGAAGAGGGCCACGCTTAGCGCCGCCGTGTCCAGCCCGTATCCTTGCTGGAACAGGTCACCGTATCCGCACGCGCCCTCTGCGTAAGAAATGTTAGAGATAGTATATATAAATATTGATTGACACGTGCCGATTATGTTATAAAGGTGAGTAAATTAATTTAGGGGATGCTAGCTATCTCGGTTGATTTGAACTAGAACCACGACAATGTGCAATCGATCGAGCTTACGCATGGTTTCGGCCCCGGTCTCGTCGCCGTAGAACGTGGCGTGCGCGTCGATCCAtccgctgcggcggcggccggctgctaccggcgccggagaagacaAGGCCGCcagcacgaggagcgccgccgcggccgccatggctaGTCCTCGGCTCTTCTCCGTTACTTTTACTAGTATACGAATTTATCTGTTGTGTCGTCTGTCAGACGAGAATGGGATCGATATGACTGCTGCTCTTTGCCATTAcacctatatatatacaactaAGCAGCCGCTGGTTTTGGGGGCATTCTTACGTATTAATTCTTCGTGCGTATACGCGTAAGTGGTTTCGGCAGTATTCGACGCCAAATGGCTTCGCTGAAATTTCGCCACGAATACGGCTGGAAATTGATCGTACCCACGCGGCTGCATTAAATGGAAATTCTCTTTCCCTAGCTTTTCTTTGGAAACAAATTATACGGGATTGTTTTTTTCTGTATTAAAAATTGAATGCTGGAGAGGTTTCCAGCACAGCAGCTGCGCAGATCGAGTGACGTGAGACCTGACGGTCGTGTCACGAAGAATAAAAATATAGTGATACATATATTTATTCATTTTGAGGGAAATATAGTgatacatattttattttattttcagggAAATATAGTGATACATATATGGGCTGCCACTGCGAGACATCGATCTCAAGGCCCACGCTGCGGATGATGACATCTTTCCCGTAGTCGGGTCCCATTTGTTTTTAGAGGAAGTTGGGTCCATTTCTTGAAGTCAAAGAATTGATGGGCCTAGTTTTGAAACAATCCCATGTTCATCTGGCCCTGGACCTTGGGTTCTCTCTGGGCTTGTACTGGACTATTCTCCTCAAAACATAAATCCTATGTGCATGAGCCTGGGCCAACAACTGACTGAGAGTCGCTGgagattctcaaaaaaaaaaaaaaaaaagactgagAGTCACTGGAGTATTCGCCTAAAAAAAGAGTCACTggtattaaaaaaacaaacagagTCACTGCAGCTTGCTGTTCCCATTTTTTAGGGAGAGCCTTGTTGTtccttcaaaaagaagaagtaaaTAGTCTTTATccgaaagaaaaggaaaggaaaagataGGATACCTATTTCTTTTGAAACCCCTATATATACAAGTTAACCAATATTCAGATTGACGTACTCGACTAGCTCTTCAGACAcaattgttattttttttgcgggtaatcTTCCGACACATTTGAATTTGGCAATTGCATGAATGGTGTTTGCCTCCCTCTTAGTCTTGACAATTTGAGATCTTGGAGACACTCATAACTCCCAGAGCCTTCCTCAAATAACAATGGGTGGGCCTGTCCATCCAAGGCATGcatggaaagaagaagatgcagaaAAATACAACCCAATGTTAATTAATCGGATGATATATACAAATTCAAATCCATCGAAGGCCCCGCAAGCATGCACAGAAATTCAGCCTCTCCTCCACAGTCACGATGACAAAACCTCCCAAACTTACAAAACAATGCTTCTCCATGAGTGTCACGAGCCACACCACCCACACTTCTAGAGTATATGTCAGCGTCAAAACCCGCATCAACATTAACCTTTAATTTCCCATCCCAAAGGAAAGGGGCATCCACTCTTACCATTGCCACCGAATTGAACCACCTCCCATATGAACAGTAGATGTAGATTTGTTGGAAAGCACTCCTAAACTTTACCATTACCAATGCCCTCGCTTAGACATACCGAAGATCCCTAGAAATCATATCATTTATGAGATCTGTACCTATAATTACAAAGTAGTCGTGGGCTTGCGACTGCATGAATCAACTGGTGCAGAGACCGGAGTTTCTCCCTTTTTGATTTTTTGTACAATGCAGTTTCTTAGTTATACTCCTCGGTTGAGTTTGTGAAACGTGCACGGCCTCGTGGATTACGTCACGGTTCGAGTGAATCATGCAAGCAGCTACATCATGCTTGCATGGGTTATCTAGAAAGGGTGCGTGTGTATATGCTACACATTGTCTTAATTTGCACAGAAAATAGATCATCTTGTACTGTACATTGTACAGTAGTTTAAAGTTTCCACACCAGCACATATTCGTCTTGGGGAAGCCAAATTAACCCCACTATTATATTCAACCATTCCACACATGTTAATATACATAGGTTCCAGCTCACACCATATACAATGTGCCACATTAATTCCACACTGTTTGGGGGTGCTAATCATCAACAGTGACGATATATAGCTGCCGGTGGTACTACCTATAGGTACTAATTAAGCTGAGACTTGACCCCTTCTAAAACGGAGTTACAGGTTCTGAACCCAACCCAAAGAGATGCCAATTTGCAGTCTCTGATTTGACCCTCATCAATTATAGCTGTGACTAGCTAGCTTGCTGCTGAATTGAGTTACTGTTGGAACTAATCA includes:
- the LOC100820912 gene encoding expansin-A23 yields the protein MAAAAALLVLAALSSPAPVAAGRRRSGWIDAHATFYGDETGAETMQGACGYGDLFQQGYGLDTAALSVALFNAGASCGGCYELHCASSTYCRPKGGPITITATNLCPANYSKPNENWCNPPLHHFDLSKPAFLRLVTDFHVGIIPVKYRRVKCGNKRGGVRFQMTGDSRYWVGVVVFNVAGAGEVKGLAVKGGRDGVWREMKRNWGAVWDGGDVHRLVGQGLSFRVVAGDGRMLELEGVAPGNWAVGQSFEGKGQF